One Ktedonobacteraceae bacterium genomic region harbors:
- a CDS encoding dihydrofolate reductase family protein, whose protein sequence is MRKVFLFMMVTLDGFYEGPDHSIDWHNVDEEFNDFAINQLNDIGMLVFGRATYELMASFWPTDFAREDDPIVAEKMNTIPKIVVSRTLEKADWQNTRLVKEHVAEEISELKQQPGKDIAVFGSSDLAVSLLEMGLLDELRIMVNPVVLGSGKSLFKGLHEGLKLKLLKTQQFQSGNVLLYYEPIV, encoded by the coding sequence ATGAGAAAAGTCTTTTTATTCATGATGGTCACGCTTGATGGTTTCTATGAGGGGCCGGATCACTCAATCGATTGGCATAATGTGGATGAGGAGTTCAACGATTTCGCTATCAACCAGCTTAACGATATCGGTATGCTGGTGTTTGGCCGCGCGACGTATGAACTCATGGCAAGTTTCTGGCCCACCGATTTCGCGAGAGAGGACGATCCAATCGTTGCCGAAAAGATGAATACGATCCCCAAAATTGTGGTTTCCAGGACGCTTGAGAAGGCCGACTGGCAGAATACGCGCCTGGTGAAAGAGCATGTCGCCGAGGAAATTTCGGAATTGAAGCAGCAACCCGGCAAAGACATCGCTGTCTTCGGTAGTTCCGACCTCGCGGTGAGCCTGCTAGAAATGGGCTTGCTCGATGAACTGCGTATTATGGTGAATCCCGTCGTCCTGGGTAGTGGCAAATCCTTATTCAAGGGCCTGCATGAGGGATTGAAGCTGAAGCTGCTCAAGACACAGCAATTCCAGTCAGGAAACGTTCTTCTTTACTACGAGCCGATAGTGTAG
- a CDS encoding dihydrofolate reductase family protein, whose amino-acid sequence MRKIITTTWVTLDGFIAGPNGEMDWVRVEEEMGKYEDDLISSADTLLLGRVTYQSFAGAWPYVPDNPSASEGEKIYARKLNAMRKVVFSRSLEKAEWNNSTLFREINPQEVAQLKEAPGKNIVIYGSASIVQALTNHGLIDEYQVLVHPVVLGGGKPLFKNIQDRVGLKLVETKAFPSGVVGLYYRPDRQ is encoded by the coding sequence ATGCGAAAAATCATCACGACAACGTGGGTCACGCTTGATGGCTTTATAGCAGGGCCAAACGGCGAAATGGATTGGGTGAGGGTTGAAGAAGAGATGGGAAAATATGAGGACGACCTGATAAGCTCGGCGGACACGCTGCTCCTGGGACGCGTGACGTATCAAAGTTTTGCCGGGGCGTGGCCGTATGTGCCTGATAATCCTTCGGCCTCTGAGGGTGAGAAGATATACGCCCGCAAATTGAACGCCATGCGCAAAGTTGTGTTTTCGCGCTCGCTGGAAAAGGCGGAGTGGAACAATTCGACCCTGTTTAGGGAAATAAACCCGCAAGAGGTCGCGCAACTGAAAGAGGCACCTGGCAAGAATATCGTGATCTACGGCAGCGCCAGCATTGTGCAGGCCCTTACCAATCACGGCCTGATCGATGAATACCAGGTTCTGGTTCATCCCGTTGTCCTGGGCGGCGGCAAACCCTTGTTTAAGAACATTCAGGATAGGGTCGGGCTGAAGCTTGTAGAGACAAAGGCATTTCCTTCGGGTGTTGTTGGACTGTACTACCGACCGGACAGACAATAG